One Bacillus sp. FJAT-52991 genomic region harbors:
- a CDS encoding YojF family protein has translation MEPIIVSKVQDAIDQFAKKEVYIHLETTNGAYATHFNEKMFSAGAYIRNAQIQYEHGKIVGDGPYRVGLKLAIGWVYAEGLTHFSFDEKGRLLLAGHDFEGKLAVALQIGREPFNH, from the coding sequence GTGGAGCCAATTATCGTATCAAAAGTTCAAGATGCCATCGATCAGTTTGCCAAGAAAGAAGTGTATATTCACCTTGAAACAACAAATGGAGCATATGCCACTCATTTTAACGAAAAGATGTTTTCGGCAGGGGCTTATATTCGCAATGCCCAAATTCAATATGAACATGGGAAAATCGTCGGCGATGGTCCATACCGGGTCGGTTTAAAACTAGCCATAGGTTGGGTATACGCAGAAGGGTTGACTCACTTTAGCTTCGATGAAAAAGGAAGATTGCTGCTAGCCGGCCACGATTTTGAAGGAAAGCTGGCTGTTGCCTTACAAATCGGCAGAGAGCCTTTTAACCACTAA
- the bshB2 gene encoding bacillithiol biosynthesis deacetylase BshB2, producing the protein MEIEKERHVLVIFPHPDDEAFGVSGTIATHTKRGTPVTYACLTLGEMGRNLGNPPFATRESLPEIRKAELKAAANALKITDLRMMGLRDKTIEFEDDKKMADLVSRLIDELKPSLVISFYPGFSVHPDHEATARAVVRAIRRLPEVQRPKLHCVAFANNTDTDLGAPDITYDIHDTFGQKMDALRAHISQTAWMLKEMEKLLAQNDKETIQRIKFERFWSYRWHDDQVSEL; encoded by the coding sequence ATGGAAATCGAAAAAGAGCGTCACGTCCTAGTCATCTTTCCGCATCCGGATGATGAAGCATTTGGGGTTTCAGGAACAATTGCTACTCACACAAAAAGAGGCACGCCCGTTACTTACGCTTGCCTAACACTTGGAGAAATGGGACGAAACCTTGGAAATCCCCCATTTGCCACACGTGAATCGCTGCCTGAGATCCGCAAAGCCGAATTGAAAGCGGCCGCCAACGCGCTGAAAATCACTGACTTGCGTATGATGGGATTACGCGATAAAACAATAGAATTTGAAGACGATAAAAAAATGGCCGATCTTGTATCACGCTTAATTGACGAACTTAAGCCATCCTTAGTGATCAGCTTTTATCCTGGGTTTTCCGTTCATCCTGATCACGAAGCGACAGCCCGTGCCGTCGTCCGCGCGATTCGTCGACTACCCGAAGTTCAGCGTCCAAAACTTCACTGTGTCGCATTCGCCAACAATACGGATACTGACCTAGGTGCTCCCGATATCACTTATGATATTCATGACACATTTGGACAAAAAATGGATGCCCTACGTGCCCACATTTCCCAAACGGCTTGGATGCTAAAAGAGATGGAAAAGCTGTTAGCTCAAAACGACAAAGAAACCATTCAACGTATCAAATTTGAACGCTTCTGGTCCTATCGCTGGCACGATGACCAAGTTAGTGAACTATAA